Proteins co-encoded in one Pedosphaera parvula Ellin514 genomic window:
- a CDS encoding ParA family protein — protein sequence MPTKVIAVANQKGGVGKTTTAVNLAACIAAMGKKVLLFDLDPQANATSGVGVEKTEGGSAYKPLLGEGTLLEKVQKTAYKGLDIIPGEVDLCAVDIELARTENYLLRVSQALKPVIDSGRFDIILLDCPPSLGILTMNAFAAADGLLVPLQCEYFALEGISMVNRILTQLRDNGVNARLELLGVVMTMYDGRTKLAQTVVSEVREHFGDKVFETMIPRTTKLAEAPSFGKPIIYYDKYNPASAAYELLAQEVAERLQAGERATE from the coding sequence GTGCCAACGAAAGTCATAGCGGTTGCCAATCAAAAAGGCGGGGTGGGTAAAACCACTACTGCGGTCAATTTAGCTGCCTGTATAGCGGCAATGGGAAAAAAGGTTCTACTGTTCGATCTGGACCCCCAGGCCAATGCCACCAGCGGTGTAGGCGTTGAAAAGACGGAGGGCGGCAGTGCTTACAAACCGTTACTGGGCGAAGGCACTTTGTTGGAAAAGGTGCAAAAAACCGCCTATAAAGGATTGGATATCATTCCCGGCGAGGTGGATCTGTGCGCAGTGGACATTGAACTTGCTCGGACGGAGAATTACTTGCTGCGAGTGAGTCAGGCTCTAAAACCGGTTATTGATTCGGGTCGCTTTGACATAATACTTTTGGATTGCCCCCCTTCGCTGGGCATTCTCACCATGAATGCATTTGCTGCTGCGGATGGTCTGTTGGTTCCATTGCAATGCGAATATTTTGCCTTGGAGGGTATTTCCATGGTAAACCGGATTTTAACCCAGTTGCGTGATAATGGCGTAAATGCACGGCTTGAACTGCTCGGGGTGGTCATGACCATGTATGATGGACGGACAAAACTGGCTCAGACCGTCGTCAGCGAGGTGCGGGAACATTTTGGCGACAAGGTTTTTGAAACCATGATTCCGCGCACAACAAAGTTGGCAGAAGCTCCAAGCTTTGGAAAACCGATCATTTACTATGACAAATATAATCCCGCCTCGGCCGCTTATGAATTATTGGCGCAAGAAGTAGCAGAAAGGTTACAAGCTGGAGAGCGAGCGACCGAATAA
- a CDS encoding amidohydrolase family protein, protein MLVRARTILPVSRPPIEDGAISISGHRIRFVGPWKDVSRTSQRRAIDLGDVILLPGLINAHCHLDYTHMAGQFPPPKVFTDWIKLITAGKGTWSYSEFALSWIEGAKMLLRTGTTTVGDIEAIPELLPDVWASTPMRIFSFLEMTGVKSRRPPEEIVQTAMEKLRSLPIYRCRVGLSPHSPYSTAPKLLNLATQVTRQKHLRVVTHVSESDQEYDMFMHRRGQLFDWLARNERDMSDCGLGSPIQHMERAGALCENLLAVHVNYTAPGDALLLGKRKVSVVHCPRSHAYFKHQAFPLHELTAARVNLCLGTDSLASVYQGRKKTVELNMFEEMRELAATSPNLSPETILKMATINGARALGMKGEAGQLVAGAFADLIAIPYSGRTSAVYDAVLEHPGDVTSSMINGRWAIQPLGLQDTPTPGSHK, encoded by the coding sequence ATGCTCGTACGTGCCCGCACCATCCTTCCTGTCTCCAGACCTCCGATTGAGGACGGCGCTATTTCCATTTCCGGCCATCGAATCCGCTTCGTGGGCCCATGGAAGGATGTTTCTCGCACAAGCCAGCGTCGAGCCATTGATTTGGGTGACGTCATCCTTTTACCTGGGTTAATCAATGCGCACTGTCACCTGGATTACACTCACATGGCTGGGCAGTTTCCACCTCCGAAGGTGTTTACGGATTGGATCAAACTAATCACTGCGGGCAAGGGAACATGGTCCTATTCAGAATTTGCTCTCTCCTGGATCGAGGGGGCAAAGATGCTTCTCCGCACCGGCACCACCACTGTGGGCGACATTGAGGCCATTCCTGAGCTCCTCCCGGACGTTTGGGCTTCAACTCCAATGCGCATCTTCTCCTTCCTGGAAATGACAGGCGTAAAAAGTCGTCGTCCTCCGGAGGAAATTGTGCAAACGGCGATGGAGAAGCTTCGTTCCCTGCCCATCTATCGTTGCCGGGTTGGCTTGTCGCCCCATTCTCCTTACTCTACTGCTCCAAAATTGCTAAATCTTGCCACCCAAGTGACCAGACAGAAACACCTCCGGGTCGTGACTCACGTATCCGAATCCGACCAGGAGTACGACATGTTCATGCACCGCCGCGGGCAGCTTTTTGATTGGCTCGCGCGCAATGAACGCGATATGTCTGACTGCGGCCTCGGCTCACCCATCCAACACATGGAACGCGCCGGTGCCCTATGCGAGAATCTCCTGGCAGTCCATGTAAATTATACTGCTCCCGGCGACGCCCTGCTTCTCGGAAAACGCAAAGTAAGTGTTGTGCATTGCCCCCGTAGTCATGCTTATTTCAAACACCAAGCCTTTCCCTTGCATGAACTGACCGCAGCCAGGGTGAACCTTTGCCTCGGCACTGACAGCTTGGCCAGTGTTTACCAAGGTCGCAAGAAAACCGTCGAACTGAACATGTTCGAAGAAATGCGCGAGTTGGCCGCCACATCCCCCAACCTGTCCCCTGAAACCATTCTCAAAATGGCCACCATCAACGGAGCAAGGGCTTTGGGCATGAAAGGCGAAGCAGGTCAACTCGTCGCTGGAGCCTTTGCCGATCTCATTGCCATTCCGTACTCGGGGAGGACCTCAGCTGTTTATGATGCGGTTCTGGAACATCCTGGGGACGTGACCAGCAGTATGATCAACGGACGTTGGGCTATTCAGCCACTCGGCTTGCAAGACACACCTACTCCAGGGAGTCATAAATAG
- a CDS encoding MlaE family ABC transporter permease, translating to MEFRSPETGKLQVVASGDWKSGEVFPDVGGVSNKLDVDESIRALSFDVSKVTSWSSGLIGLVMRCRELAMERKIAFDQSGLPQSVQRLIVLALAVPEKKDARSLQTRPGIFEKIGLGVLGLRRSGEETLKFIGDCTIAFLALAKRKARYRWTEVWLIMQQCGPDALPIVALINFLVGAILAFVGAVQLSKFGAAIYVADLVGIATMREMGVIMMAVIMCGRTGAAFAAQLGTMKVNQEIDAYKTLGISPIEFLVMPRIMCLWLMFPVLCIFADLMAIVGGGVVALAMLNFSFAEYWQETVAAVTLTHFFIGIVKSFVFGVLVAMTSCLRGIQCGNDAAAVGLATTSAVVTGITVIVIADAIFAVILNVFGI from the coding sequence TTGGAATTTCGCTCTCCTGAAACTGGAAAGCTGCAGGTTGTGGCATCCGGTGATTGGAAATCAGGAGAGGTCTTTCCTGACGTCGGAGGTGTGTCCAATAAACTCGATGTGGACGAATCGATCCGGGCGCTTTCGTTCGACGTCTCGAAAGTTACCTCGTGGAGCTCTGGACTGATTGGCCTGGTCATGCGGTGCCGGGAACTTGCAATGGAGCGGAAGATCGCATTCGATCAAAGCGGCCTTCCCCAATCCGTGCAACGCCTGATAGTCCTCGCGCTCGCCGTTCCGGAAAAGAAGGACGCCAGATCTCTTCAGACCAGGCCTGGCATTTTTGAGAAGATCGGACTTGGGGTGCTTGGGTTGAGACGTTCCGGGGAAGAAACCCTGAAATTCATTGGGGATTGCACCATTGCATTTCTCGCCCTTGCCAAAAGGAAGGCAAGATACCGGTGGACCGAAGTTTGGTTGATCATGCAGCAGTGTGGACCGGATGCACTTCCAATCGTCGCCTTAATCAATTTCCTTGTCGGAGCGATTCTGGCATTTGTTGGCGCTGTGCAGTTAAGTAAATTCGGAGCTGCCATCTACGTGGCTGATTTGGTGGGAATTGCAACAATGCGGGAAATGGGCGTCATTATGATGGCGGTAATTATGTGTGGTCGGACCGGTGCCGCCTTTGCAGCTCAACTGGGTACCATGAAGGTGAACCAGGAGATAGACGCCTACAAAACCCTGGGGATCTCGCCAATTGAGTTTTTAGTCATGCCCAGGATAATGTGCCTTTGGCTCATGTTTCCAGTTCTCTGCATCTTTGCGGACCTTATGGCCATTGTCGGGGGAGGCGTTGTTGCCCTGGCCATGCTTAATTTCTCGTTCGCAGAATATTGGCAGGAAACTGTGGCAGCGGTCACGTTGACGCATTTCTTCATTGGCATCGTGAAGAGTTTTGTATTCGGCGTACTGGTGGCCATGACATCCTGCCTGCGCGGCATCCAATGCGGGAACGATGCCGCGGCCGTTGGATTGGCCACGACTTCCGCAGTCGTTACGGGAATCACCGTCATCGTCATCGCCGACGCAATTTTTGCAGTGATTTTGAACGTATTCGGAATTTAA
- the hpf gene encoding ribosome hibernation-promoting factor, HPF/YfiA family yields the protein MLDFLHFPSQSTGMKLILTTHNLTLTQAIENHILSRIDKLEHFDRFAINARVTLDHDSTKAVNRQFKCSMRLAVPGPDLFAEDSEGDMYAAIDLVTKKIEQQIRKRQSKHKARKHTVASRTKRSRQEAEI from the coding sequence TTGCTGGATTTTCTTCATTTCCCGTCGCAAAGTACTGGTATGAAATTGATTCTGACGACGCACAATCTGACCCTGACTCAAGCCATTGAAAATCATATTTTAAGCCGGATAGATAAACTCGAGCATTTCGACCGCTTCGCCATCAACGCCCGGGTTACTTTGGACCACGATTCCACGAAAGCTGTAAACCGTCAGTTCAAATGTTCCATGCGTCTAGCTGTCCCAGGACCTGATTTGTTTGCGGAGGATTCTGAAGGCGATATGTACGCCGCCATTGATTTGGTTACCAAAAAAATTGAACAGCAAATTCGTAAGCGTCAAAGCAAACATAAAGCGCGCAAGCATACGGTCGCCTCACGCACCAAACGCAGTCGCCAGGAAGCAGAAATTTAA
- the bioA gene encoding adenosylmethionine--8-amino-7-oxononanoate transaminase gives MHKLAQLDHDYVWHPFTQMRDWLKQEPIVITSGHGVVLKDARGKEYLDANSSIWTNLHGHNHPKINAAIKKQLGKISHSSALGFANEPASLLAQRLITVANALPSANAPRGSSKSSLLNPKLSKIFYSDDGSTAMEVALKLAYEYARRSGRSKKPKFLSLEGAYHGDTVGAVSVGHIDLFHKAYSGLLFQTDKVMAPYCYRCPFNRAKPERADARDYRKCNFECTGIVEEQFAAQKKTGNPYAAMVVEPLMQGAAGMIPQPTGWLRRVAEIVRGHGAQLVADEVMTGFGRTGSLFASHQESVQPDFLAVAKGMTAGYLPMAATLTTQAVFDAFLGDYSEFKTFFHGHSFTGNQLGAAAALASLDVLESKQSLLARQRLEETLRVELQKLWSLPQVGDIRQVGLVAGIELVKDWTTREQFHLRERAGIRVCEAMAKRGVLTRPIGSVVVLMPPYCSTLSQARTMVRALGESIQETFSTQKR, from the coding sequence ATGCACAAACTGGCCCAACTCGATCATGATTACGTTTGGCATCCCTTCACGCAAATGCGCGATTGGCTGAAACAGGAGCCGATCGTGATCACTTCTGGCCACGGTGTTGTTCTCAAGGACGCGCGAGGAAAGGAATATCTCGACGCCAACTCGTCCATTTGGACAAATCTACATGGCCATAATCATCCAAAGATCAATGCCGCCATTAAAAAGCAACTAGGAAAAATCTCTCATTCCTCCGCTTTGGGTTTCGCCAATGAACCAGCTTCCCTGCTCGCTCAACGTCTTATAACCGTCGCCAATGCGTTACCCTCCGCCAATGCTCCTCGCGGGAGCTCAAAGTCTTCCTTATTAAATCCCAAACTGAGCAAAATCTTCTATTCAGATGATGGTTCCACTGCCATGGAAGTGGCTCTTAAGCTTGCCTACGAATATGCTCGTCGTTCCGGTCGCAGCAAGAAGCCAAAGTTCCTCTCTCTGGAAGGCGCCTATCATGGGGACACTGTCGGTGCGGTCAGCGTGGGGCATATCGATCTATTTCATAAGGCGTATTCAGGCCTCCTCTTTCAAACGGATAAGGTGATGGCTCCCTATTGTTACCGCTGTCCATTTAATCGCGCCAAACCGGAGCGCGCCGATGCGCGGGATTATCGTAAGTGCAACTTCGAGTGCACCGGCATCGTCGAAGAGCAATTTGCTGCGCAAAAGAAAACGGGGAATCCCTACGCCGCCATGGTTGTTGAACCGCTGATGCAAGGCGCTGCTGGAATGATTCCCCAACCCACGGGCTGGCTCCGCCGTGTTGCTGAGATTGTTCGTGGCCACGGTGCTCAACTTGTTGCCGATGAAGTCATGACTGGTTTCGGACGCACCGGTTCGCTCTTCGCCAGCCACCAGGAAAGTGTTCAACCTGATTTCCTCGCGGTCGCCAAAGGAATGACCGCCGGTTATCTACCGATGGCAGCCACGCTCACCACCCAGGCGGTATTTGATGCCTTCCTGGGCGATTATTCAGAGTTTAAAACGTTTTTTCACGGCCACAGTTTTACGGGCAATCAACTCGGTGCTGCTGCCGCTTTAGCCAGCTTGGATGTCTTGGAAAGCAAGCAAAGCCTTTTGGCAAGGCAGAGACTTGAAGAGACCTTGCGCGTGGAATTGCAAAAACTTTGGTCGCTTCCACAAGTGGGTGATATTCGCCAGGTCGGTTTGGTGGCTGGCATTGAGTTGGTAAAAGATTGGACCACCCGGGAACAATTTCATCTTCGCGAACGTGCCGGCATTCGAGTCTGCGAAGCCATGGCTAAACGAGGTGTGCTCACACGTCCAATCGGGAGCGTGGTCGTCCTGATGCCTCCCTATTGCAGCACATTGTCTCAAGCGCGGACCATGGTGCGTGCGCTCGGGGAATCCATTCAGGAAACTTTTTCAACACAGAAGAGATAG
- a CDS encoding ABC transporter ATP-binding protein yields the protein MGEQPKIEAKDMELRYGAYVVMRDVNVQIKRGEIFIIMGGSGSGKSTLLKAMTGLLEPARGAVYFDGVNFTAAPPEQRNEMVRQFGVLFQSGALWSSMTLEENVALPLEQFTRLAPAQIKEIVRLKLALVGLKGFEEYYPSQISGGMAKRAGLARAMALDADILFLDEPSAGLDPISSRRLDELILQLRDSLQTTVVVVTHELASIFAIGDNSIYLSAQAKTVTARGNPRRLLEETTDPEVKEFLSRGAENLGKKEAVL from the coding sequence ATGGGCGAACAACCAAAAATCGAAGCCAAAGATATGGAACTCCGCTATGGTGCCTATGTCGTGATGCGCGATGTGAACGTCCAGATCAAAAGGGGAGAGATTTTCATCATCATGGGCGGGAGCGGCAGCGGGAAGAGCACGTTGCTGAAAGCGATGACTGGCTTGCTGGAACCTGCGCGAGGAGCGGTTTACTTTGATGGCGTTAATTTCACTGCAGCCCCTCCTGAGCAGCGCAATGAAATGGTTCGACAATTCGGGGTCCTGTTTCAAAGCGGCGCGTTGTGGAGTTCAATGACGTTGGAGGAGAACGTTGCTTTGCCTTTGGAACAATTCACCCGGCTTGCACCGGCGCAAATTAAGGAGATCGTGCGGCTAAAGCTCGCACTGGTCGGGTTGAAGGGTTTTGAAGAGTATTATCCTTCGCAGATATCGGGAGGAATGGCCAAGCGGGCCGGTCTTGCCCGTGCCATGGCCCTGGATGCAGACATTTTATTTCTGGATGAACCGTCGGCGGGTCTCGATCCGATCAGTTCACGACGTTTGGACGAATTGATTCTTCAATTGCGCGACAGCCTGCAGACCACGGTTGTTGTGGTGACTCATGAATTGGCCAGCATTTTTGCAATCGGGGATAACTCCATATACTTGAGTGCCCAGGCGAAGACGGTGACCGCCAGGGGAAATCCCAGGCGATTGCTTGAGGAAACGACCGATCCGGAAGTTAAAGAATTCTTATCCAGAGGTGCAGAAAACCTGGGAAAAAAGGAGGCCGTCTTATGA
- a CDS encoding PqiC family protein, whose product MCSPASAAKANSSPVETYQCNSAALIWLRMWRILGFPVRKGENQIDYLQYYNWAEPIHAGIERTMRENLSEELGILVGRNSVARSSDENNFEVRINISRFELTDKNQAIVSGDWMILHGNGVRKGRVELRKNFPGSKTDAGPGVAALSGALSELCQQIAKEIQGQ is encoded by the coding sequence ATGTGCTCACCAGCGAGCGCGGCAAAGGCGAACTCAAGTCCAGTCGAAACATATCAGTGCAACTCGGCCGCGTTGATTTGGCTTCGTATGTGGAGAATCCTGGGATTCCCGGTACGCAAAGGCGAGAACCAGATCGATTACCTTCAGTATTATAATTGGGCGGAACCCATTCACGCTGGAATTGAGCGGACCATGCGTGAAAACCTTTCCGAGGAGTTGGGAATTTTGGTTGGACGCAATTCGGTTGCGCGGAGTTCAGACGAGAATAACTTTGAAGTGCGCATCAACATCTCACGATTTGAACTGACGGACAAAAACCAAGCCATCGTTTCCGGGGATTGGATGATTTTGCATGGCAACGGTGTCAGAAAAGGACGGGTTGAGTTGCGAAAGAATTTCCCGGGCTCAAAAACCGACGCGGGACCGGGTGTTGCCGCCCTAAGCGGGGCGTTGTCGGAGTTGTGCCAGCAGATTGCCAAAGAAATTCAAGGGCAGTAA
- a CDS encoding 2-phosphosulfolactate phosphatase — MSTNFEVLFAPAEFDALSRRDLSATTCVVFDVFRATSTIVTALAHGANALIPVSDIPEALSWRQKHPEVLLAGERDGLRIQANLTGGIDFDLGNSPREFTPERIRGHTIVISTTNGSRALRACTGAQTVLVGSLLNLTATSDYLRRHRPKELLLVCSGTGDQASFEDILGVGALVEELWPDYDEMLMADSVIVAHQIYLQHSKNLLNALKHSRNGRRLLAMPDLREDVPWCLQKNVYALVAALEADGKIKATFR, encoded by the coding sequence ATGTCAACCAACTTTGAAGTGCTCTTTGCTCCGGCTGAGTTCGACGCACTATCCAGGCGCGATCTCAGCGCAACAACGTGTGTGGTGTTTGATGTCTTTCGGGCTACCAGTACGATCGTCACTGCCCTGGCGCACGGAGCAAACGCGCTGATTCCCGTTTCTGATATTCCTGAGGCGCTATCATGGCGACAGAAGCATCCTGAAGTTCTGCTCGCGGGCGAGCGTGACGGCTTGCGGATTCAGGCCAATCTCACCGGTGGAATTGACTTTGACCTCGGTAATTCGCCGCGTGAATTTACGCCGGAGAGAATTCGAGGTCACACCATCGTGATTTCGACCACCAATGGCTCTCGTGCCTTGCGAGCTTGTACGGGCGCGCAAACGGTTTTGGTGGGTTCACTCCTAAACCTGACTGCCACGTCCGACTATTTGCGCCGGCATCGCCCTAAAGAACTCCTGTTGGTGTGCAGCGGAACCGGCGACCAAGCCTCCTTCGAAGATATCCTGGGTGTCGGCGCGCTGGTGGAGGAGCTGTGGCCGGATTACGATGAAATGCTTATGGCCGACTCCGTCATCGTGGCGCACCAAATCTACCTGCAACACTCCAAGAATCTCCTAAACGCTTTGAAACACTCACGGAATGGGCGCAGGTTGCTTGCAATGCCCGATCTGCGAGAGGATGTCCCCTGGTGTCTGCAAAAAAATGTTTACGCTTTGGTGGCAGCACTTGAAGCCGACGGTAAAATCAAAGCTACTTTCAGATGA
- the bioF gene encoding 8-amino-7-oxononanoate synthase — MKDFNDELRCRLDQIRDQGLYRELRQVDSPQSPRIELNGKPFLNFSSNDYLGLANHPDLKAAAIKAIEKFGAGSGASRLICGSLTPHFELEAALAAFKGTESALSFSSGYAAAVGTICALLGKDDVIILDKLVHACIVDAARLCGAKLRVFAHNDLNELEEILRWANERISVVSGTQRPRTLVVTESVFSMDGDLAPLREIVELKERYGAWLMVDEAHATGLFGPNRRGLAEEAMVSDRIEIQMGTLGKALGASGGYICGSKVLIDYLVNRARSFIFSTAPVPAASAAATAGIQLVQSSEGAERSARLRQLLGRLMEGLNKAGWNFEALSSSIVPLIFGEEVKAVSLATKLREQGLFVPAIRYPTVARGSARLRVTLTAGHTTEDIAQLLKALAFSI, encoded by the coding sequence GTGAAAGATTTCAACGATGAATTGCGGTGCCGCCTGGACCAAATTCGCGATCAAGGATTATATCGCGAACTTCGACAGGTGGATTCACCTCAATCGCCTCGGATTGAACTGAACGGCAAACCGTTCCTGAACTTTTCGTCTAACGATTACCTCGGACTCGCAAACCATCCAGATTTAAAGGCAGCCGCGATCAAAGCGATTGAAAAGTTTGGAGCCGGTTCCGGAGCTTCACGCCTTATCTGTGGCTCGTTGACGCCCCATTTCGAACTGGAAGCAGCCCTTGCCGCTTTCAAGGGTACGGAATCTGCGCTTTCCTTCTCTTCCGGTTATGCTGCGGCTGTGGGCACTATTTGCGCTCTGCTCGGGAAGGATGACGTAATTATTTTGGATAAGCTGGTTCATGCTTGCATCGTGGACGCCGCACGCCTCTGCGGCGCCAAGCTCCGCGTGTTTGCCCACAATGATCTGAACGAACTGGAAGAAATCCTCCGCTGGGCAAATGAACGCATTTCTGTAGTTTCTGGAACTCAGCGCCCACGAACACTAGTTGTTACCGAGAGCGTTTTCTCCATGGATGGTGATCTCGCTCCACTTCGGGAAATTGTCGAGCTGAAAGAAAGATATGGCGCGTGGCTCATGGTGGATGAAGCTCATGCCACCGGTTTGTTTGGTCCGAACCGACGCGGCCTCGCCGAGGAAGCAATGGTCTCAGATCGTATTGAAATTCAGATGGGCACGTTGGGAAAAGCTCTTGGGGCCAGCGGCGGTTACATTTGCGGCTCAAAAGTGCTTATCGATTACCTGGTCAATCGCGCCCGCAGCTTTATTTTTTCAACCGCGCCAGTTCCTGCGGCCTCCGCTGCTGCGACAGCCGGCATTCAGTTGGTGCAGTCTTCAGAAGGTGCTGAACGAAGCGCCAGGTTGCGACAACTTCTTGGTCGTTTGATGGAGGGGCTCAATAAGGCAGGTTGGAATTTTGAGGCTCTCTCCAGCAGCATTGTTCCGCTGATCTTTGGTGAAGAAGTCAAGGCTGTCTCCCTGGCAACCAAACTTCGCGAACAAGGGCTTTTTGTTCCTGCAATTCGATATCCTACTGTTGCTCGTGGTTCAGCCAGGCTCCGCGTCACCCTCACCGCCGGTCATACGACAGAAGATATTGCACAGCTCCTCAAGGCGTTGGCGTTTTCCATCTAA
- a CDS encoding MlaD family protein: MSMKANPAKIGAFVVGGLVLLVGTIVLFGSGRFFSHRVPLVVYFSDSVNGLVVGAPVKFKGVPVGTVKRIQIKVDDTGEASRIPVVIEIDEKQVLSSGGTSEIFKNPNYVKDQINKGLRASLESESFITGKLYIALDYYKNAGPPQFVQKEGPYQEIPSISTGLSEFIKSIGRIDIVGISTKLDETLTQLNQLVGQLQVKQMSEGVVKVLNSADKLINSSDLKDAIISLGKTSEETRKVLTRLDQQLDPLTTGINTTTAEATKSLTELRQTLEQIRGLVGSDSPLIGQIDGALQEFSDASRSVRILSDYLARNPKAILTGKKGSAQLNEHPQK, from the coding sequence ATGAGCATGAAAGCAAATCCAGCCAAAATCGGCGCATTCGTGGTAGGTGGTTTGGTCCTGCTGGTGGGGACAATCGTCCTCTTTGGATCCGGCAGATTCTTTTCACACCGTGTCCCATTGGTGGTATACTTCTCGGATTCGGTTAATGGTTTGGTGGTGGGTGCGCCGGTAAAATTTAAAGGGGTTCCGGTCGGCACGGTCAAGAGGATACAGATCAAAGTGGACGACACCGGGGAAGCCTCGCGAATTCCAGTGGTAATTGAAATTGATGAGAAGCAGGTGCTCTCAAGCGGGGGCACTTCAGAGATTTTCAAAAATCCAAATTATGTAAAGGACCAGATCAACAAAGGATTGCGAGCCAGCCTGGAGTCAGAAAGTTTCATCACTGGAAAACTTTATATCGCCCTGGATTATTATAAGAACGCAGGGCCGCCACAGTTTGTGCAAAAGGAAGGTCCCTATCAGGAAATCCCTTCCATTTCCACAGGCTTGTCCGAATTCATCAAATCGATTGGTCGCATTGATATTGTGGGAATATCGACGAAACTGGATGAGACACTCACACAACTGAACCAGTTGGTGGGACAATTGCAAGTGAAGCAGATGAGCGAAGGAGTGGTGAAAGTCCTGAATTCCGCCGACAAACTGATCAATTCCAGTGATCTTAAGGATGCCATCATCTCGCTTGGAAAAACCTCTGAGGAGACGCGAAAGGTGCTTACCAGACTGGACCAACAGCTTGATCCTCTTACGACCGGCATTAACACTACAACCGCTGAGGCGACCAAAAGCCTCACCGAACTGCGGCAAACATTGGAACAAATACGCGGCTTGGTGGGGAGCGATTCGCCGCTCATCGGTCAGATAGATGGTGCCCTGCAGGAATTTTCGGATGCCTCGCGCTCGGTCCGTATTTTGTCAGATTATCTTGCACGGAATCCCAAAGCCATTCTTACCGGCAAAAAAGGCTCTGCCCAACTCAATGAACATCCACAAAAATAG